The segment TGTTAACGAATTTTCATGGTCACCTAGATTTTTAAGCAATCCGACATAGACTGCCATATAAGGTTATGGGGGCCATTTCTCCTCTGTCTCCATAGGCTGGCGGAAGAGCGATTGTTTGTTAACGCAAGTCGATTGCGAAAACAAAGTTGGATTGACCTGTCGGCGAAAATCCCTATGGTACGCGGGATTTGTCTTTAATCCGTATCTTCATAACTGGAGCCAATTCGTGGGCATAGATGAGAGCAGGATGCTTTTCCATCGGACGCGATGATGGCGGAGGCGAGCGACTTTCGCCTCACGATACCTTTTAAGAAGTCTGACAAGGATGTCCGCGTTCGCGTTATTTCACAGACGGCGACGCATCGTATTCGGAATCGTGCTGATTCTGGTGTGCGTTTGCGGAGTGTCGGGGTGCGCGACGAGCAGGCTGGTCAAAGTCCGGACAGTTCCGCAAAACCCCCTTTCGGAGAAACTGAAACTCTCCGCCTGGCGCGGTCCCAAACCGAGTGAACGTACGGTACAAACACTGAGGCGATACGACCTGACCGAATCCGGTGGCGATCCCAGCCCCGAGGCACTTCAGGGGTTGATGGAGTATTACCGAAAGACGCCCAGCCATGAGACTTGTTACGCGATTTCCGAGCTGAGTTATCTCGCCGGGAAAGACCTCGAACGGTCTCATAACCAGGCGGCGATGCAGCATTATTTCAACTGCGTGCTTTATTCGTACGAGTATCTGTTTCATCCTCGTTTCGCCGATTCGGCAAATCCGTATGACCCCCAGTTTCGGGGAGCCTGTGATCTCTACAATGTGTCGCTCGAGGCGGGACTGCGTCAAATTCAGAAGGCAGGCCAGTTAAAGCCAGGGTTCCGAAAAATCGATATGGTGGGCGGACGTGAAGTCGAGTTCTCCATTCGATCTGAAGGATTGAACTGGCGCGATCAGGAATTTGATCAATTCAAGTTTGTTTCTGATTACCAACTGACAGGCCTGACTAATAAATATCGCACACATGGACTCGGCGTCCCCATGATCGCCGTTCGCTCCAGTAAATCGAGCGGAGCTCTCCAGGACAAATATTACGCACCTAATCTCAGTTTCCCGATCACTGCCTTTCTCCGATTGAAGAAAGATGAGTCGAATCCCAACGCCCCCTTACAAGCGGAGTTGGAATTGAAAGATCCGCTGGAGCAAACCCGCATTCAGGTAGCGAACTATGAAATTCCTCTCGAAAGCGATATCAGTACGCCGCTCGCCTATTTTCTCGACAGCCCGAAGTTGAAACATCTTGATACCTACGGCCTCGTCTGGGCAGACAAAGCGAAGGAAATTTCGGGCCTGTATATGGTTCAACCTTATCAACCAGGCAAGATTCCGGTGTTGATGGTTCATGGTCTCTGGTCGAGCCCGATGACCTGGATGGAAATGATGAACGACCTGCGCGGAGTTCCCGAAATCCGCGATCGATATCAGTTTCTGTTCTACCTGTACCCCAGTGGTCAACCTTTCTGGGAGACGACGGCCGATCTTCGCGACAATCTGCAGGAATTGCGAACGACTTTCGCGCACATGGATCAAGAGCATGAACTCGATGAGATGGTGGTGGTCGGGCACAGCATGGGGGGATTGGTTTCTCGTATGTTGACCTCCCATGGCGGGGATGTCTATTGGAACAAAATCAGTGAAAAGCCAATTCAGCAAGTTGGCGGTTCCGAGGAATCTCAAGCTCAGTTGAAACGACTGTTCTATTTTGAACCAGAACAATCGATCAAACGGGTGGTAACCATTGGTAGTCCAAATCAGGGATCGGGTTTAGCAAATAACTTCACCCAATGGTTGGGGCGCAAGTTGATTTCGCTGCCAGGGCATACGATGGAAGCTGGGATGAGTATCCTGACGCTTGATCCCTCCGGTTTACTGAACGAGATATCATCGGCGACGAGCATCGATTCTCTGTCACCGAAGTCTCCGATCCTACAGGCGAATTTTGAATCGAAAAAAGCCGAATGGGTGCGGTATCACAACGTGGTGGGGATCACCTCTGATAAACCTCTCGAACAGAATTCCGATGGCGTTGTCCCATACTTGAGTGCTCATTTGGATTCCGTCGAGTCCGAAGTTGTCGTACACGCGGAGCATAGTAAACTTCATCGTCATCCGAAAACCGTCCTCGAAGTTCAACGAATTCTGCTGGATCACCTTCAGCAGGTCGACGCAACTTCCCATTCCGATGTGATTCACGCTGGACAGCGCGAGGATCAACTGGGTGGTGCGAACCAGGGGCATTCGCTGCCACGACGACAAGTTGAATCGCCCGAGTTCGAACCGCAACAAACAGTGCAGTCCGAGATGAAATGGACACCCCCATCGTCGGCCCGCCTCCAGCGAGCCCCCGTAATTGATCAGGGGGAATGGAGTCCAGCGGGGAAATCTCTCGCCCCTTAATCGAGTGGTGCTTTTCTGCTTTTGGGCGAGCAGGAAGATAACTTGCCCTGTTCCTCGTGTGACAAACCGATAATATTGTCGGCAGACGAACCTTCCTAGTTTACGATTAACAGTTCTTATTGAGTGATCACTCCCCCGGAGTGATTGTGCTACAGTTCGAATGTGAACTGCCTCCTTAAATGGCGAATGAAAAACTGCGTCGGCAGATTGTCTTTGAAGCTGCCCGAATGATGTACCACCGGCAGGAAAAAGAGTATTACCGGGCCAAAATGAAAGCGGCTCGTAAAATCTGTCAGGGATGGGTGAAACCGTCCGAACTGCCCAGCAATGCCGAAATTCGGTTCGAGATACAACGCTTTACCACTATCTACGAAGCGGATGGTCATCAGGATAAATTACAGGAGATGCGAATCGAGGCACTCCGGTTTCTCCGACTGCTACGTGGATTCAAACCACGCGCAATCGGCAGTACGCTCACGGGCCATATTCGCAAAGGTTCCGATGTCGATATCCACGTATTCGCCGCGTCGACCTCTTCTGTGACGACTTGCCTCGATCAAGAGGGCATGGAATTCACCGTCGAGCAGAAACATGTTCGGAAGAACGGGGAAGAACAAACCTTCGTGCACATCCATGTGGAGGAGCGGTATCCCGTCGAACTGACGATTTATCCGTCCGACAAAGCCCAATACGTTTTCAAGTCTTCCATTACGGGAAAGGCGATGGAACGCGCCTCGCTATCCGAGTTTGAACAGTTCCTCCAGACGCAATACCCCGAATTGAAACTGGATGAGGCTGTCGAAGAAGCCGAGGACCGACTGGATCGTTTTCAGGTTTATGCCTCGCTACTGTTCCCGCTTGGTCAAGTCAAGCAGAGCCGGAAGTACCACCCGGAAGGGGACGCTCTGTATCACAGTTTGCAGGTCTACGATCTGATGTGCGACGAAGTCCCTTACGACGAGGAAATGCTACTCGCGGCCTTATTGCATGATGTCGGAAAGGGAATTGATCCGCTGGACCATGTGCAGACAGGGCTCGAAGCTCTTTCCGGGTTTATCACCGAACGAACCCACTGGTTGATCGAGCACCACATGGAAGCACACAAGATGGCGGATGGAACAATCGGAATGCGGGCCCGGCGTCGGTTAAAGGAATCGGAATACTACGAAGACCTGATACTCCTCGGTGAATGCGATCGCGGCGGCCGAGAAAAAGGTGTCGAAGTCCCAGAAGTAGAGGAAGCTCTCGATTACATTCGGAGTTTGTTGTAGTGCTCTAACATTCCATTAGTTGTCAGGCCGCGAACAAGTTGAATTTGCACCATAAAGGCACTAAGGGCACTAACAGTTTAAAAGAGATACAGGCTGGCCTCCGATTCACCACGGATCGAAAACGAACGATTTCTTACCAACTTGATTCTTTGTGGTTTCTTTGTTTCTTTGTTTCTTTGTTTCTTTGTTTCTTTGTGCCTTCGTGGTTTTGAATAGCTCCCCGGGATCTATGGATAACTACCAGCTGGCGGGAGTGAAAGCACGAAGAAGCCGGGCTGGTGTTCATCAGCTGCCTGAACGGACGATGTTGGTGAGAGTCGTTTCCCGAGTTTAGTCATATATTTTTGAATATGATCTTCCGCTACGTAAAAACGTCCGCTAAAACAGGTCAACCTGATCCCTTTTAAGTATTCGCCCCTTCAGTTGATCAGGATACCCGGAGATTAGCAGTCGAGTTCGGACGCACTCCGGAAGGCTTACCCAGCGCAATATAGGGAAGCATCTGCTCCTTCCGACGGACCTCAGGCCTTTCGGAAACGGATCGAAACACACGGCGACCACGCGAGATGAACCCCGGTGGTATTCTTCTTGTCCAGAAGGATACTCCAGCAGCGCTCCCGTACTGCACCCTTTAACCAGATAATTTCAGAATGAACCAAGACTGTTCCAATTCGACCTTCCCGGAAACCTGTCCCACCGAGTCTTCCTTGCCGGAGAATACCGGTTCATCGGTGACTTGCGCAAATTCAGACGGCGAAATGTCCTCAGTGAAAACTCTCTCGTCGGGAAATTTTGATCTGAATTCGAACCACGAAGAATCCCCCCGACCTTCTTTCAAATTCTGGGGCGGAAGTATCCTCGGCCTGGCCGCGTTGGCGATGTTCATGTCGGGACCGGGCCAGTCGTATTCGGTTGCCATCTTTATCGATCCGATGTTGAAAAGCCTGGACTTATCAAACAGCTTTTTTGCAGGTTGGTTTATCAGCGATGCTTCCCGCGCGAGCGGAACGTTAGACCGCACGATTTACTCTGCCGCCTATACACTCGCCACTCTGGTCGGTGGGTTCTGCCTTCCCTTCATGGGGCGAGGGCTGGATAAATATGGAGCCCGGGTAATGCTGCCACTGGTTGCAGTTCTCCTGGGCATCTCCTGCTACTCCATGTCGCTCGTGACCAGCTTTGTTGGTCTCTGTTTGGGATTCACGGCGATTCGGTGTCTGGGGCAGGGGACTTTGACTCTCATCTCCACCTGGATGGTTAGTGAATGGTTCGCTCGACGACGGGGTATCGCGACTGGTTTGATCAGCGTCGGTGGTACTTTGTCCGTTCTCTTTTTCCCTCAACTGAATCGTTTCGTGATTGAACGATTCGACTGGCAAACCGGTTGGCTGGTTTGC is part of the Polystyrenella longa genome and harbors:
- a CDS encoding HD domain-containing protein is translated as MANEKLRRQIVFEAARMMYHRQEKEYYRAKMKAARKICQGWVKPSELPSNAEIRFEIQRFTTIYEADGHQDKLQEMRIEALRFLRLLRGFKPRAIGSTLTGHIRKGSDVDIHVFAASTSSVTTCLDQEGMEFTVEQKHVRKNGEEQTFVHIHVEERYPVELTIYPSDKAQYVFKSSITGKAMERASLSEFEQFLQTQYPELKLDEAVEEAEDRLDRFQVYASLLFPLGQVKQSRKYHPEGDALYHSLQVYDLMCDEVPYDEEMLLAALLHDVGKGIDPLDHVQTGLEALSGFITERTHWLIEHHMEAHKMADGTIGMRARRRLKESEYYEDLILLGECDRGGREKGVEVPEVEEALDYIRSLL
- a CDS encoding alpha/beta fold hydrolase, translating into MSAFALFHRRRRIVFGIVLILVCVCGVSGCATSRLVKVRTVPQNPLSEKLKLSAWRGPKPSERTVQTLRRYDLTESGGDPSPEALQGLMEYYRKTPSHETCYAISELSYLAGKDLERSHNQAAMQHYFNCVLYSYEYLFHPRFADSANPYDPQFRGACDLYNVSLEAGLRQIQKAGQLKPGFRKIDMVGGREVEFSIRSEGLNWRDQEFDQFKFVSDYQLTGLTNKYRTHGLGVPMIAVRSSKSSGALQDKYYAPNLSFPITAFLRLKKDESNPNAPLQAELELKDPLEQTRIQVANYEIPLESDISTPLAYFLDSPKLKHLDTYGLVWADKAKEISGLYMVQPYQPGKIPVLMVHGLWSSPMTWMEMMNDLRGVPEIRDRYQFLFYLYPSGQPFWETTADLRDNLQELRTTFAHMDQEHELDEMVVVGHSMGGLVSRMLTSHGGDVYWNKISEKPIQQVGGSEESQAQLKRLFYFEPEQSIKRVVTIGSPNQGSGLANNFTQWLGRKLISLPGHTMEAGMSILTLDPSGLLNEISSATSIDSLSPKSPILQANFESKKAEWVRYHNVVGITSDKPLEQNSDGVVPYLSAHLDSVESEVVVHAEHSKLHRHPKTVLEVQRILLDHLQQVDATSHSDVIHAGQREDQLGGANQGHSLPRRQVESPEFEPQQTVQSEMKWTPPSSARLQRAPVIDQGEWSPAGKSLAP